A region of Dioscorea cayenensis subsp. rotundata cultivar TDr96_F1 chromosome 5, TDr96_F1_v2_PseudoChromosome.rev07_lg8_w22 25.fasta, whole genome shotgun sequence DNA encodes the following proteins:
- the LOC120261647 gene encoding transcription factor BIM2 isoform X1, which produces MEAASDSGREFPEPDEPFEGEPWRRNGSSRKGEMMMRMDGVGRDQKSGEPTTPRSKHSATEQRRRSKINERFQILRDLIPHSDQKRDKASFLLEVIEYIHYLQEKAQKYESIQPGWIQENEKLVPWVTLNTNNQGPVDGIPDASQIMKNGPSPGFMFGKFDERNMPLAPSILSNAHNPTESDMRAGVQSNLYATVGGETNHTQQQQQRLVSNSDNLASHSQSPWLRSYNVADCTLSSDILNEQEGLAIDEGTISVSSVYSHGLLGALSQALQSSGLDLSQANVSVQINLGKRAARRRTTNHMTNLRDQNDPSGNQAMEHSRVGSSDEESEKALKKHRSDSC; this is translated from the exons ATGGAGGCGGCGTCGGATTCGGGGCGGGAGTTTCCGGAACCTGATGAACCTTTCGAGGGTGAGCCATGGAGGAGAAATGGCTCCTCTCGCAAAG GGGAAATGATGATGAGAATGGATGGAGTGGGGAGGGATCAGAAGTCGGGAGAACCGACGACGCCGAGGTCGAAGCATTCGGCAACGGAGCAGCGCCGGAGGAGCAAAATCAATGAGAG ATTCCAGATTCTTAGAGATCTCATACCCCATAGTGATCAGAAGAGAGACAAAGCATCATTCCTTTTGGAG GTCATTGAGTACATTCACTATCTACAAGAGAAGGCTCAGAAGTACGAGTCAATTCAACCAGGATGGATTCAGGAAAATGAGAAATTGGTTCCCTGGGTAACACTTAAT ACTAACAACCAGGGCCCTGTAGATGGTATTCCTGATGCCTcccaaatcatgaaaaatggcCCTTCTCCTGGATTTATGTTTGGAAAATTTGATGAGCGTAACATGCCGCTTGCCCCATCAATACTTTCTAACGCACATAATCCAACTGAATCTGATATGCGTGCTGGTGTTCAGTCAAATCTCTATGCAACTGTAGGTGGAGAAACTAATCATACACAACAGCAGCAACAAAGACTTGTTTCAAATTCAGATAATCTGGCATCTCACTCTCAATCTCCGTGGTTAAGGTCATATAATGTTGCTGATTGTACTCTCAGCAGTGATATTTTGAATGAACAAGAAGGGCTGGCAATTGATGAGGGCACTATAAGTGTCTCTAGCGTCTACTCTCATGG GTTACTGGGTGCACTGTCTCAGGCATTGCAGAGTTCTGGTTTAGATCTGTCTCAAGCAAATGTCTCCGTACAGATCAATCTAGGAAAGAGAGCTGCAAGAAGACGGACCACAAATCACATGACCAATCTTAGG GACCAGAATGATCCTTCTGGGAATCAAGCAATGGAGCACTCGAGAGTGGGGAGCAGTGACGAGGAATCCGAAAAAGCTTTGAAGAAACATCGTTCTGATAGCTGCTAG
- the LOC120261647 gene encoding transcription factor BIM2 isoform X3, which produces MEAASDSGREFPEPDEPFEGEMMMRMDGVGRDQKSGEPTTPRSKHSATEQRRRSKINERFQILRDLIPHSDQKRDKASFLLEVIEYIHYLQEKAQKYESIQPGWIQENEKLVPWVTLNTNNQGPVDGIPDASQIMKNGPSPGFMFGKFDERNMPLAPSILSNAHNPTESDMRAGVQSNLYATVGGETNHTQQQQQRLVSNSDNLASHSQSPWLRSYNVADCTLSSDILNEQEGLAIDEGTISVSSVYSHGLLGALSQALQSSGLDLSQANVSVQINLGKRAARRRTTNHMTNLRDQNDPSGNQAMEHSRVGSSDEESEKALKKHRSDSC; this is translated from the exons ATGGAGGCGGCGTCGGATTCGGGGCGGGAGTTTCCGGAACCTGATGAACCTTTCGAGG GGGAAATGATGATGAGAATGGATGGAGTGGGGAGGGATCAGAAGTCGGGAGAACCGACGACGCCGAGGTCGAAGCATTCGGCAACGGAGCAGCGCCGGAGGAGCAAAATCAATGAGAG ATTCCAGATTCTTAGAGATCTCATACCCCATAGTGATCAGAAGAGAGACAAAGCATCATTCCTTTTGGAG GTCATTGAGTACATTCACTATCTACAAGAGAAGGCTCAGAAGTACGAGTCAATTCAACCAGGATGGATTCAGGAAAATGAGAAATTGGTTCCCTGGGTAACACTTAAT ACTAACAACCAGGGCCCTGTAGATGGTATTCCTGATGCCTcccaaatcatgaaaaatggcCCTTCTCCTGGATTTATGTTTGGAAAATTTGATGAGCGTAACATGCCGCTTGCCCCATCAATACTTTCTAACGCACATAATCCAACTGAATCTGATATGCGTGCTGGTGTTCAGTCAAATCTCTATGCAACTGTAGGTGGAGAAACTAATCATACACAACAGCAGCAACAAAGACTTGTTTCAAATTCAGATAATCTGGCATCTCACTCTCAATCTCCGTGGTTAAGGTCATATAATGTTGCTGATTGTACTCTCAGCAGTGATATTTTGAATGAACAAGAAGGGCTGGCAATTGATGAGGGCACTATAAGTGTCTCTAGCGTCTACTCTCATGG GTTACTGGGTGCACTGTCTCAGGCATTGCAGAGTTCTGGTTTAGATCTGTCTCAAGCAAATGTCTCCGTACAGATCAATCTAGGAAAGAGAGCTGCAAGAAGACGGACCACAAATCACATGACCAATCTTAGG GACCAGAATGATCCTTCTGGGAATCAAGCAATGGAGCACTCGAGAGTGGGGAGCAGTGACGAGGAATCCGAAAAAGCTTTGAAGAAACATCGTTCTGATAGCTGCTAG
- the LOC120260984 gene encoding cleavage and polyadenylation specificity factor subunit 6-like: MDHGGGSGGGSGGGGGGGFHRSEAISAVQDEEQYYGEDDDYDDLYNDVNVGEGFHQTHRPPVPEDHKRTEPPPSLPPPPVNEPQEKVQIPGIVAESKAIERSGGFPVEQVRPPPPPTAVRPDLAVNLVRPGEIQGFAGNVALGGAAGGGFQVNVGNDGFQRQGPVGNTNGAGGGGGGGTTLFVGDLHWWTTDAELEAELAKYGQVKEVRFYDEKASGKSKGYAQVDFFDPMAAAACKEGMHGHMFNGRPCVVAFASPYGVRRLGEAQLNRTQPMAQSQQPANTQKGRGTGGGGGSGGGGGGGQMGGNFGRGGGGGNWGRGGGMGNRGPMGNMRNRMGPVGGRGIMGNGGMVAPPPPVMHPGAMFDPTGYGAAMGRMAGGYGGFPGPVGAPFPGMLPSFPPVVAPHVNPAFFGRGMPAGVGMWSDPNMGGWGAEEQSSYGEDAASDQQYGEASHGKDRAAERDWSGSAPERRHEREKDLGSGHDVPERRHRDEREMGRERDRDWERERDRERERDRERERDRDRERERERDRERDRYRDDRDRHGDHHRHRDRELERDDDWERGRSSRRSKSREVEHSKRRRLSPE; the protein is encoded by the coding sequence ATGGATCACGGCGGCGGCAGCGGCGGCGGTagtggcggcggcggcggtggaGGGTTCCATCGGAGTGAGGCGATTTCGGCCGTACAGGATGAGGAACAGTATTACGGCGAGGACGACGATTATGATGACCTCTACAACGATGTCAACGTCGGCGAGGGCTTTCACCAGACCCACCGCCCTCCGGTGCCCGAGGACCATAAGCGCACCGAGCCGCCTCCATCTCTTCCTCCCCCTCCGGTGAACGAGCCCCAGGAGAAGGTTCAAATCCCCGGCATCGTAGCGGAATCCAAGGCTATCGAACGATCTGGGGGCTTCCCTGTTGAGCAGGTCCGTCCTCCACCGCCTCCTACGGCAGTCCGCCCAGATCTTGCCGTCAATCTTGTCAGACCCGGTGAAATCCAGGGGTTCGCTGGAAACGTCGCCTTAGGCGGCGCTGCGGGAGGTGGGTTTCAGGTAAACGTTGGAAATGACGGGTTTCAAAGGCAAGGGCCGGTGGGGAACACGAATGGAGCTGGTGGCGGTGGTGGAGGAGGGACGACCTTGTTTGTGGGTGATCTTCACTGGTGGACAACGGATGCGGAGCTTGAGGCGGAGCTCGCTAAGTACGGGCAAGTGAAGGAGGTGAGATTCTATGATGAAAAAGCGAGTGGTAAGTCGAAGGGTTACGCACAAGTGGACTTCTTTGATCCGATGGCAGCGGCAGCGTGCAAAGAAGGGATGCATGGGCATATGTTCAATGGTCGGCCTTGTGTCGTGGCGTTCGCTTCGCCTTATGGAGTTCGGAGGCTTGGGGAGGCTCAGCTAAACAGGACCCAGCCGATGGCTCAGTCACAGCAGCCTGCAAACACCCAGAAGGGTCGGGGgactggtggtggtggtggcagtGGTGGCGGCGGCGGTGGTGGGCAGATGGGTGGGAACTTTGGaagaggtggtggtggtgggaaTTGGGGGAGAGGTGGTGGGATGGGCAACCGTGGACCAATGGGAAATATGAGGAACCGAATGGGGCCTGTTGGAGGCCGGGGAATTATGGGGAATGGTGGTATGGTGGCACCACCACCTCCGGTTATGCACCCAGGAGCAATGTTTGATCCTACTGGGTATGGTGCAGCCATGGGCAGGATGGCTGGTGGGTATGGTGGTTTTCCAGGACCAGTGGGCGCGCCATTCCCTGGGATGTTACCTTCTTTCCCACCTGTTGTGGCTCCGCATGTGAACCCTGCTTTCTTTGGTAGAGGAATGCCGGCGGGAGTTGGAATGTGGTCAGACCCCAATATGGGCGGGTGGGGAGCGGAGGAGCAGTCAAGTTATGGGGAGGATGCTGCTTCAGACCAGCAGTATGGTGAGGCGAGCCATGGCAAGGACCGTGCAGCAGAACGAGATTGGTCAGGAAGTGCTCCTGAGAGGAGGCATGAGAGGGAGAAGGATTTGGGGTCGGGGCATGATGTCCCGGAGAGAAGGCATAGGGATGAAAGGGAAATGGGTCGAGAGAGGGATAGAGACTGGGAGAGGGAGAGAGACAGGGAGAGAGAAAGGGacagggagagggagagggacaGAGATAGGGAGAGGGAAAGAGAGAGGGACAGGGAGCGTGATAGGTATCGAGATGACAGAGATAGGCATGGAGATCACCATAGACACAGGGATCGTGAATTGGAGCGCGATGATGATTGGGAGAGAGGGCGGTCGTCTAGGCGGAGTAAGTCTCGGGAGGTTGAGCATTCAAAGAGGCGTCGGCTATCCCCTGAATAA
- the LOC120261737 gene encoding transcription termination factor MTERF4, chloroplastic, whose translation MLHLLRRNLRFRIPIRISQTLTPIPFHLNASRFSSKSPAKPPEYEMPSVTWGVIQGRKERLVSRVIISDYLKSIGIVPDELEPLELPSTVDVMRERVEFLHRLGLTVDDLNAYPLVLACSVRKNIIPVLGYLEKLGIPRSKLGEFVRNYPQVLHSSVVVELVPVVKFLRGLDVERHDIPYVLQKYPELLGFKLEGTMSTSVAYLVSIGVSPRDIGPMVTQFPYFLGMRVGTKIKPLVDFLLSLGIPKKILAKVLEKRTYILGYDLQETVKPNVEALLSFGVRSERLPSVIVQYPQILGLPLKAKLSSQQYFFNLKLRIDPDGFARALERMPQIVSLNQSIIMKPIEFLWARGFSTEDVAKMFVKCPQLAAVRVELMKNSFYFCKSEMKRPMEELVEFPEYFTYSLESRIKPRYRVLASKGIKCSLGWFLNCSDQRFEERMKAEYIDADTPGPSFAMGGKLEMPGNELVSEDEDEDSDGEVLYRRTVSL comes from the coding sequence ATGCTCCATCTTCTCCGTCGAAACCTTCGATTCCGCATCCCAATCCGCATCTCTCAAACCCTAACCCCAATCCCATTCCATCTCAATGCTTCCCGCTTCTCCTCCAAATCGCCGGCGAAGCCGCCGGAGTACGAGATGCCGTCAGTGACCTGGGGCGTCATCCAGGGCCGCAAGGAGCGCCTTGTCTCCAGGGTTATCATCTCTGATTATCTCAAGTCCATCGGCATCGTCCCCGATGAGCTCGAGCCCCTTGAGCTCCCCTCCACCGTTGACGTCATGCGCGAGCGCGTCGAGTTCCTCCACCGCCTCGGCCTTACTGTGGATGACCTCAACGCCTACCCCCTGGTCCTCGCCTGCAGCGTCCGCAAAAACATTATCCCTGTCCTTGGATACCTTGAGAAGCTCGGCATCCCTCGATCCAAGCTCGGCGAGTTCGTTCGGAACTATCCCCAGGTACTCCACTCCAGCGTCGTCGTTGAGCTCGTCCCTGTCGTCAAGTTCCTTCGCGGGCTCGATGTTGAGCGCCATGACATCCCTTATGTTCTTCAGAAGTACCCAGAGCTTCTCGGTTTCAAGCTTGAAGGAACAATGAGCACATCTGTTGCGTATCTCGTCAGCATCGGCGTTTCTCCGCGGGACATTGGCCCGATGGTGACTCAGTTCCCGTACTTCTTGGGCATGCGTGTTGGCACAAAGATCAAACCTTTGGTGGACTTCTTGCTTTCACTTGGCATTCCCAAGAAGATCTTGGCCAAGGTTCTAGAGAAAAGGACCTACATTTTGGGCTATGATCTGCAGGAGACTGTGAAGCCGAATGTGGAGGCATTACTTAGTTTTGGTGTTCGCAGTGAGAGGCTTCCCTCGGTGATTGTTCAGTACCCACAAATTCTCGGTCTCCCTCTCAAGGCCAAGCTGTCATCTCAGCAGTATTTCTTCAACTTGAAGCTCAGGATTGATCCTGATGGATTCGCCCGAGCTCTGGAGAGGATGCCTCAGATTGTTAGTCTCAACCAGAGTATTATCATGAAGCCCATTGAGTTTTTGTGGGCTCGTGGGTTCTCCACTGAGGATGTTGCCAAAATGTTTGTGAAATGCCCACAATTGGCTGCGGTTAGAGTAGAGCTCATGAAGAATAGTTTCTATTTCTGTAAAAGTGAGATGAAACGTCCGATGGAGGAGCTGGTGGAATTCCCAGAATATTTTACATATAGTTTGGAGTCGAGGATTAAGCCAAGGTATCGGGTGCTTGCTAGCAAGGGGATTAAGTGTAGCTTGGGGTGGTTCTTGAATTGTAGTGACCAGCGGTTTGAGGAGAGGATGAAAGCTGAATATATTGATGCAGACACTCCTGGACCTTCTTTTGCTATGGGAGGGAAATTGGAGATGCCCGGAAATGAGTTGGTTTCAGAAGATGAGGATGAGGACAGTGATGGTGAAGTGCTTTACCGGCGGACTGTTTCACTAtag
- the LOC120261647 gene encoding transcription factor BIM2 isoform X4, which yields MEAASDSGREFPEPDEPFEGEPWRRNGSSRKGEMMMRMDGVGRDQKSGEPTTPRSKHSATEQRRRSKINERFQILRDLIPHSDQKRDKASFLLEVIEYIHYLQEKAQKYESIQPGWIQENEKLVPWVTLNTNNQGPVDGIPDASQIMKNGPSPGFMFGKFDERNMPLAPSILSNAHNPTESDMRAGVQSNLYATVGGETNHTQQQQQRLVSNSDNLASHSQSPWLRSYNVADCTLSSDILNEQEGLAIDEGTISVSSVYSHGLLGALSQALQSSGLDLSQANVSVQINLGKRAARRRTTNHMTNLRLLYVAGPE from the exons ATGGAGGCGGCGTCGGATTCGGGGCGGGAGTTTCCGGAACCTGATGAACCTTTCGAGGGTGAGCCATGGAGGAGAAATGGCTCCTCTCGCAAAG GGGAAATGATGATGAGAATGGATGGAGTGGGGAGGGATCAGAAGTCGGGAGAACCGACGACGCCGAGGTCGAAGCATTCGGCAACGGAGCAGCGCCGGAGGAGCAAAATCAATGAGAG ATTCCAGATTCTTAGAGATCTCATACCCCATAGTGATCAGAAGAGAGACAAAGCATCATTCCTTTTGGAG GTCATTGAGTACATTCACTATCTACAAGAGAAGGCTCAGAAGTACGAGTCAATTCAACCAGGATGGATTCAGGAAAATGAGAAATTGGTTCCCTGGGTAACACTTAAT ACTAACAACCAGGGCCCTGTAGATGGTATTCCTGATGCCTcccaaatcatgaaaaatggcCCTTCTCCTGGATTTATGTTTGGAAAATTTGATGAGCGTAACATGCCGCTTGCCCCATCAATACTTTCTAACGCACATAATCCAACTGAATCTGATATGCGTGCTGGTGTTCAGTCAAATCTCTATGCAACTGTAGGTGGAGAAACTAATCATACACAACAGCAGCAACAAAGACTTGTTTCAAATTCAGATAATCTGGCATCTCACTCTCAATCTCCGTGGTTAAGGTCATATAATGTTGCTGATTGTACTCTCAGCAGTGATATTTTGAATGAACAAGAAGGGCTGGCAATTGATGAGGGCACTATAAGTGTCTCTAGCGTCTACTCTCATGG GTTACTGGGTGCACTGTCTCAGGCATTGCAGAGTTCTGGTTTAGATCTGTCTCAAGCAAATGTCTCCGTACAGATCAATCTAGGAAAGAGAGCTGCAAGAAGACGGACCACAAATCACATGACCAATCTTAGG TTATTGTATGTTGCAGGACCAGAATGA
- the LOC120260606 gene encoding dof zinc finger protein DOF3.1-like has protein sequence MQDLQAMMLQRRLRGYEPPSQHAAAVAPPPPIKCPRCDSTNTKFCYYNNYNLSQPRHFCKACRRYWTKGGVLRNVPVGGGSRKSSSKRSSSSSSKKPSAVADSDRRRPVVSRSNSDASSLSNPNPNPNRSPPRHPEPDLNPDAGGSLTGLIAAAEKQSTVGMGFGFSDPTAGITDLGPRMVGGEINGLDWPAPVFEQGEFWNQGQWSETDPNPDPSLFLP, from the coding sequence ATGCAAGACTTGCAAGCGATGATGTTGCAGCGCCGATTACGAGGGTACGAGCCGCCGTCTCAGCACGCCGCCGCCGTAGCGCCACCTCCGCCGATCAAGTGCCCCCGTTGCGACTCCACCAATACAAAGTTCTGCTACTATAACAACTACAACCTCTCACAGCCCCGCCACTTCTGCAAGGCTTGCCGGCGGTACTGGACTAAGGGCGGCGTCCTTCGCAACGTCCCCGTCGGCGGTGGCTCCCGTAAGAGCTCGTCGAAGCGTAGTTCCTCATCCTCCTCCAAGAAACCCTCCGCTGTCGCCGACAGCGATCGCCGCCGCCCCGTTGTCTCCCGATCCAACAGCGATGCGTCTTCCctttcaaaccctaaccctaaccctaaccgtAGCCCGCCACGTCATCCGGAGCCGGATCTGAACCCGGACGCCGGTGGTTCTCTCACTGGACTCATAGCAGCGGCAGAGAAGCAGTCTACGGTGGGGATGGGGTTTGGGTTCAGTGATCCAACGGCTGGGATCACGGATCTGGGACCGAGGATGGTTGGCGGTGAGATCAACGGCTTGGATTGGCCGGCGCCGGTGTTCGAACAGGGAGAGTTCTGGAATCAGGGTCAGTGGAGCGAAACCGACCCGAACCCCGAcccctctctctttcttccctAA
- the LOC120261647 gene encoding transcription factor BIM2 isoform X2: MEAASDSGREFPEPDEPFEGEPWRRNGSSRKGEMMMRMDGVGRDQKSGEPTTPRSKHSATEQRRRSKINERFQILRDLIPHSDQKRDKASFLLEVIEYIHYLQEKAQKYESIQPGWIQENEKLVPWTNNQGPVDGIPDASQIMKNGPSPGFMFGKFDERNMPLAPSILSNAHNPTESDMRAGVQSNLYATVGGETNHTQQQQQRLVSNSDNLASHSQSPWLRSYNVADCTLSSDILNEQEGLAIDEGTISVSSVYSHGLLGALSQALQSSGLDLSQANVSVQINLGKRAARRRTTNHMTNLRDQNDPSGNQAMEHSRVGSSDEESEKALKKHRSDSC, translated from the exons ATGGAGGCGGCGTCGGATTCGGGGCGGGAGTTTCCGGAACCTGATGAACCTTTCGAGGGTGAGCCATGGAGGAGAAATGGCTCCTCTCGCAAAG GGGAAATGATGATGAGAATGGATGGAGTGGGGAGGGATCAGAAGTCGGGAGAACCGACGACGCCGAGGTCGAAGCATTCGGCAACGGAGCAGCGCCGGAGGAGCAAAATCAATGAGAG ATTCCAGATTCTTAGAGATCTCATACCCCATAGTGATCAGAAGAGAGACAAAGCATCATTCCTTTTGGAG GTCATTGAGTACATTCACTATCTACAAGAGAAGGCTCAGAAGTACGAGTCAATTCAACCAGGATGGATTCAGGAAAATGAGAAATTGGTTCCCTGG ACTAACAACCAGGGCCCTGTAGATGGTATTCCTGATGCCTcccaaatcatgaaaaatggcCCTTCTCCTGGATTTATGTTTGGAAAATTTGATGAGCGTAACATGCCGCTTGCCCCATCAATACTTTCTAACGCACATAATCCAACTGAATCTGATATGCGTGCTGGTGTTCAGTCAAATCTCTATGCAACTGTAGGTGGAGAAACTAATCATACACAACAGCAGCAACAAAGACTTGTTTCAAATTCAGATAATCTGGCATCTCACTCTCAATCTCCGTGGTTAAGGTCATATAATGTTGCTGATTGTACTCTCAGCAGTGATATTTTGAATGAACAAGAAGGGCTGGCAATTGATGAGGGCACTATAAGTGTCTCTAGCGTCTACTCTCATGG GTTACTGGGTGCACTGTCTCAGGCATTGCAGAGTTCTGGTTTAGATCTGTCTCAAGCAAATGTCTCCGTACAGATCAATCTAGGAAAGAGAGCTGCAAGAAGACGGACCACAAATCACATGACCAATCTTAGG GACCAGAATGATCCTTCTGGGAATCAAGCAATGGAGCACTCGAGAGTGGGGAGCAGTGACGAGGAATCCGAAAAAGCTTTGAAGAAACATCGTTCTGATAGCTGCTAG